Proteins encoded by one window of Nocardioides euryhalodurans:
- a CDS encoding response regulator transcription factor: MARILIVEDETRIASFLAKGLGADGHATTIADNGVDGLDHALSGDFDLMVLDIGLPRLDGFDVLDQLRSQGSRMPVIVLTARDSVTDTVSALEGGADDYMPKPFRFAELLARVKLRLRQSQNGDGLAGRDALEAGGVRLDLRTRRATIGGKEIDLSAREFTLAEIFMLNAGQVLSREQLLDHVWGLDFDPGSNVVDVYVGYLRRKFGSETITTVRGMGYRFNA, translated from the coding sequence ATGGCCCGCATCCTGATCGTCGAGGACGAGACCCGCATCGCCTCGTTCCTGGCCAAGGGGCTCGGGGCCGACGGCCACGCGACGACCATCGCGGACAACGGCGTCGACGGCCTCGACCACGCCCTCAGCGGCGACTTCGACCTGATGGTGCTCGACATCGGGCTCCCCCGGCTCGACGGCTTCGACGTGCTCGACCAGCTGCGCTCGCAAGGGTCGCGGATGCCGGTCATCGTGCTGACCGCGCGCGACTCGGTGACCGACACGGTCAGCGCGCTGGAGGGCGGCGCCGACGACTACATGCCCAAGCCGTTCCGCTTCGCCGAGCTGCTCGCGCGGGTCAAGCTGCGGCTGCGCCAGTCGCAGAACGGCGACGGCCTCGCCGGCCGCGACGCCCTCGAGGCCGGGGGCGTCCGGCTCGACCTCCGGACCCGCCGCGCGACCATCGGCGGCAAGGAGATCGACCTGTCGGCCCGCGAGTTCACCCTCGCCGAGATCTTCATGCTCAACGCCGGCCAGGTGCTCTCGCGCGAGCAGCTGCTCGACCACGTCTGGGGCCTCGACTTCGACCCCGGGTCCAACGTCGTCGACGTCTACGTCGGCTACCTGCGCCGCAAGTTCGGCTCCGAGACGATCACCACGGTGCGAGGGATGGGCTACCGGTTCAACGCCTGA